The nucleotide sequence CTTATTTTAAAGCTCAATCACAAATCAGAGAAGCTATCAAGAATCAGCTCAAAAGTATGAATGATCTTGAGCGTCTGGTTTCAAAAGTCGCTGTCGGTAAGATTTGCCCGCGAGAGGTGATTCAATTGAAGAATAGTTTGTTAGCCATTGCTCCTATCAAGAAACTGGCGATGGAAGCTCCAGACAGTTCATTACAGGTCTTGGGCGAGAGCCTCAACAACTGCACGCACCTTGTTGAGCTCATTCAAGAGCGTCTGGATGAAGAAGCACCTGTCAACATCTTAAAAGGAAAAACCATCGCTAATGGCTTTTATGAAGAGCTGGATGAGCTGCGGGACTTAGCAACTTCAGGAAAGGACTATCTAGATAAGATGCTGGATCGACACAGTAAGGAAACTGGTATTTCCAGCCTAAAAATATCCAGCAATAATGTATTTGGCTATTATATAGAAGTCCGCAATTCCCATAAAGATAAAGTCCCAGAATCCTGGACACGTAAACAAACCCTTGTCAACGCAGAGCGTTACATTACTGAGGAGCTTAAGGAATATGAGGGAAAAATATTGGGTGCAGAAGAACGTATCCATGCCCTGCAACAAGAGCTGTTTGAAAAGGTCGTTCAGGAAATCATTCCCTTTATCAAGGCCATTCAAAACAATGCACATTTGATTGGACAGTTGGACTGTTTGTTGTCCTTTGCAGATCATGCTGTGGCGTCCAATTACACGAGACCAGAGATTTTAGAGACTGATGAATTGGTCATTAAAGGTGGACGTCATCCAGTGATAGAAAAAATGTTGCCCGCAGATCAGCCTTATATTCCTAATGATGTACAACTAGATCGAGAGGAACAGCAAATCATCATGATCACTGGACCCAACATGAGTGGTAAAAGTGCGATCCTAAGACAAACGGCATTGATTGTCCTACTCGCTCAAATAGGAAGTTTTGTTCCTGCAGATGAGGTCAAAATGGGAATCGTAGATAAAATATTTACGAGAGTTGGAGCAAGCGATAACATATCTCAAGGTGAATCTACCTTCATGACAGAAATGAACGAGAGCGCAAGTATCTTGAATAACGTGAGTGACCGCAGTTTGATTTTGCTAGACGAGATAGGTCGTGGTACGAGTACCTATGACGGTATTTCCATCGCCTGGGCCATCACAGAATATCTTCACGAGCATCCATTTAAGGCAAAGACCTTGTTTGCTACCCATTATCACGAGCTCAATGAAATGACGGAACAGTTTGACCGCATCAAAAATTATAATGTTGAGGTCAAAGAATTGAAGGATAAAGTGCTGTTCATGCGCAAGCTAATTCCTGGCGGTAGTCATCATAGTTTTGGAATTCACGTAGCAAAAATGGCGGGCATGCCTCAACAAGTGATTCATAAAGCTCAAAAGATTTTAAAAACTCTTGAAAAGTCGCACCAACGAGAAGATTCTAAAGCTGCCATGAAAGCGGTGCAAGATGAAGAAATGCAATTGAGTTTCTTCAACCTAGACGATCCATTGCTGGAGGAAGTGCGCAATGAAATACTGCAGGTTGACATCAACACCTTAACGCCAGTCGAGGCATTAATGAAATTGAACGAGATAAAACGCATGCTCGTGGGAAAGGATAAAGCCACAGGATAATTTTACATTAAATCCTTTGCAGAATAAGGAAAGTTATTAAATTTGCATCCGCTTTGAAACGTAGTTTTAAAGTGATTGTTCTTCAAATTTTGAAATACAATAATGCGAAAGTAGCTCAGGGGTAGAGCATCACCTTGCCAAGGTGGAGGTCGCGGGTTCAAATCCCGTCTTTCGCTCTAGAAAAAGCCGATTAAACGTCGGCTTTTTTGATCATACCAATGATGTGTCGCTGACACAATCGCTCGAGTGGTGGAATTGGTAGACACGTTGGACTTAAAATCCAATGAGCAGTAATGTTCGTACGGGTTCAAGTCCCGTCTCGAGTACAAAAAAGCTTCTCTTTTAGAGAGGCTTTTTTAGTTTTATTGCATTTTATAATCATTCAGCTTCACTCGTACATCTTCCTCCTTAGTTTTCAACCGCAGCTTTTTAAGTGTGAAGATGTAATGTGTATGGAGTTCGCTTTCGCGAAAGCGAAATAATCATCCATAATAGTGCTCAAATCGAGGTGGATTATAAACTTAAGTTCAGCTTAATTAAGGACGGTGAAGAAATCCTTTAATCCGGTAAGAATGCTTTGTACCGCATAGGATGCGAGTATCAAACCCATCACCTTACTGATGACTGTAATTCCGTAGGAACCTATTCTTTTTTGAACGGCATTTGCAGCAATCAACAGTAGACTTGTTAAGGTGATGACGATAAGAACGAGGACCGTGGTTATGGCTTGTTGCTCTATGCTGTATAGGTTGTTGTTAGTCATGAGTACCACGGCCATGATCGCACCAGGAGAAGCGATGGAAGGGATCGCGATGGGAAAGATGGAAACGTGTTTATAGTCTGTGATTTTACTTTTTTCGCTTTCGGGTTTTCCTTCTCCAAAAATCATGGTCAAGGCAAAAAGAAACAGAATAACTCCACCTGAAATCTGAAAGGCATTCAAAGAGACTTCCATCCCTTCCAGGATAAGTTGGCCTACCACGATAAAAAACAATAGGATCAAGAAGGCGATGAAGGAAGCTCGTAGGGCAATCTTACGTTTGTGTTTCTTGTCAAAGTTTTTTGTTGCTTCCAGATACACAGGTACAGACCCCAACGGATCAATTACCGCGATCAGGAATAAAATGGTGGTGATGATTTCTGTCATGTTATTTTACTCTTTTTCCCTGTGTGGTAAAGGAAAGGCCTTGCTGCCTGTTGGTAGAGTTCATGACACCTTCAAACATAGGTTCTGGAGTCGTAGTTGAGGCTTTCCATTCAAAAAGGAAATTTGATCCTGTGCCGCCAGTGACGTCTTCTTCATCTATAATAATCTCCACGGTTTCCATAGGTGCTAGATAGATGGGCTGATCGAAATAGGTTCTGATCATTTTACCATGCGTATCAAAATATTTGGCACTCAGTACGTAAATAGAATCCGTATCGCTGGTGTTGCGCAGGCTTGCCGTGGCGGTTAGGTTGATACGCTTATGTTCTGATAGGTTATAAATCTGCGAATAGATAGATAGGTAGGTCTTTCCAGTTTCTAAAGAATCCAGTTGAGAGGTATCAGCAGCTCTTTTAGACCAGTTCTCTGGATTGACGGAACTCATTTTTTCCTGTTCCTCGCAACTTGCTAGGGCAAGTGCAAAAAAGCAGAAAGTGTATAGATAGTCTTTAATTCTCAACCTTTTAAATAAGTTCATCTCCATCCTATTTTAAATCATAAAGATACTTATTTGATACCGAGTTATTATCAGGCTCGAGACAGTAGCTCGTTAGGTTTAACAATACTTTTTTTGATTCTAATACTGCTTTCAATATACATGTTCGCTGGTATGCAGAGATCTATCAAGCCTACTTAAGATATCGTTATCAAAAACAAGAGGTCCAATCTTAACGTAACATTCT is from Nonlabens sp. YIK11 and encodes:
- the mutS gene encoding DNA mismatch repair protein MutS, with product MAAKSKKVTPLMQQYNKIKVKYPDALLLFRVGDFYETFGEDAVKTARILNIVLTNRNNGGERTELAGFPHHSLNTYLPKLVRAGERVAICDQLEDPKQTKNIVKRGVTELITPGVSLNDEVLQAGSNNFLAAISLSRNVYAVAFLDISTGEFLISQGTKEEADKLLQNFNPSEVLVSRSDKKQLAQDFPYDLPFFYLEDWVFQIDYARESLLKHFKVNSLKGYGVEKLDEALISAGAILHYLAETQHHQIDHIATISRIEDDSFVWMDRFTVRNLELYQALSSGAVTLIDVIDQTTTSMGARLLKRWMAFPLKNADQIKKRHDVVAYFKAQSQIREAIKNQLKSMNDLERLVSKVAVGKICPREVIQLKNSLLAIAPIKKLAMEAPDSSLQVLGESLNNCTHLVELIQERLDEEAPVNILKGKTIANGFYEELDELRDLATSGKDYLDKMLDRHSKETGISSLKISSNNVFGYYIEVRNSHKDKVPESWTRKQTLVNAERYITEELKEYEGKILGAEERIHALQQELFEKVVQEIIPFIKAIQNNAHLIGQLDCLLSFADHAVASNYTRPEILETDELVIKGGRHPVIEKMLPADQPYIPNDVQLDREEQQIIMITGPNMSGKSAILRQTALIVLLAQIGSFVPADEVKMGIVDKIFTRVGASDNISQGESTFMTEMNESASILNNVSDRSLILLDEIGRGTSTYDGISIAWAITEYLHEHPFKAKTLFATHYHELNEMTEQFDRIKNYNVEVKELKDKVLFMRKLIPGGSHHSFGIHVAKMAGMPQQVIHKAQKILKTLEKSHQREDSKAAMKAVQDEEMQLSFFNLDDPLLEEVRNEILQVDINTLTPVEALMKLNEIKRMLVGKDKATG
- a CDS encoding MarC family protein, yielding MTEIITTILFLIAVIDPLGSVPVYLEATKNFDKKHKRKIALRASFIAFLILLFFIVVGQLILEGMEVSLNAFQISGGVILFLFALTMIFGEGKPESEKSKITDYKHVSIFPIAIPSIASPGAIMAVVLMTNNNLYSIEQQAITTVLVLIVITLTSLLLIAANAVQKRIGSYGITVISKVMGLILASYAVQSILTGLKDFFTVLN
- a CDS encoding DUF3124 domain-containing protein, with the protein product MNLFKRLRIKDYLYTFCFFALALASCEEQEKMSSVNPENWSKRAADTSQLDSLETGKTYLSIYSQIYNLSEHKRINLTATASLRNTSDTDSIYVLSAKYFDTHGKMIRTYFDQPIYLAPMETVEIIIDEEDVTGGTGSNFLFEWKASTTTPEPMFEGVMNSTNRQQGLSFTTQGKRVK